The following proteins come from a genomic window of Theileria equi strain WA chromosome 2 map unlocalized gcontig_1105316255037, whole genome shotgun sequence:
- a CDS encoding signal peptide containing protein (encoded by transcript BEWA_039120A): MRFFPLLSTTFLIGVCYCVPPDSKIGGDKATQHFREANSTSQVQRVAQQILQEKQNVPDTKVGAPKPVPRHHSTKELVVPITLDLAKVDTNSVDVPDTTTKDGINTTYYYPKGKFYFEKIVDGTRTVWESTKEKCSPAYTISKGNVTFLALLLKKSDDETDLIYYEKKNLGWKLVEKTKSENIIEELKRQPEQPAVKTIDLDLSDVDSTAFSVEESEEDKVPLKKFAVKTDHHLNEINDGDSELWKSDSPDKHCTLATVYFEEESPMLASLTLNQGFVYLKNKDGKWAVVSKDDYDVALTEI, translated from the coding sequence ATGAGATTCTTCCCGTTACTATCTACGACATTCCTGATTGGAGTATGTTATTGTGTTCCTCCAGATTCTAAAATAGGTGGTGATAAAGCTACGCAGCATTTTAGGGAAGCCAATTCTACTTCTCAAGTTCAACGGGTAGCTCAACAGATTCTACAAGAGAAACAGAATGTTCCAGACACAAAGGTTGGAGCTCCTAAACCTGTTCCACGACATCACTCCACCAAAGAACTCGTAGTTCCAATTACCCTAGACTTGGCTAAGGTGGATACAAACTCAGTTGATGTTCCAGATACTACTACGAAGGATGGCATAAATACAACCTACTACTACCCAAAGGGAAAGTtttattttgaaaagataGTGGATGGAACCAGGACAGTATGGGAGTCTACTAAAGAGAAATGTTCTCCAGCGTACACTATCTCAAAGGGTAACGTAACATTTCTTGCTCTCTTGCTAAAGAAGTCTGATGATGAGACCGATTTAATATACTAcgaaaagaagaatctagGGTGGAAGCTTGTCGAGAAGACAAAGagtgaaaatataatagaGGAACTAAAGAGGCAGCCTGAGCAACCAGCTGTAAAAACCATCGACTTGGATCTTTCAGATGTTGATTCTACAGCATTCTctgtagaagaatctgaggaGGATAAGGTTCCTCTTAAGAAATTTGCCGTTAAAACTGATCATCACTTGAATGAGATAaatgatggagattctgAACTTTGGAAATCCGATTCTCCGGACAAACATTGTACACTTGCTACGGTATACTTTGAGGAAGAGAGTCCTATGCTAGCATCCCTAACACTTAACCAAGGATTTgtttatttaaaaaataaGGACGGTAAATGGGCTGTTGTTTCTAAGGATGACTATGATGTTGCATTGACTGAGATTTAA
- a CDS encoding hypothetical protein (encoded by transcript BEWA_039140A) — MSRNRGNNPQINISKKPDDSGKGEYTSHGTIFAVTNGTTNVPGFFKLVHKPNKSQVTLNRTLEDRDEIRGGFMEVNSISDVKEVSVYYWNGNLNDPILLGITKDGRPENTKYFSKGNNVRNWMNAPIEHLNEQQALDEQNCYKNNAVVFNIRDSQSGYLRESSRATCIQKTRKIRKSRPTPPPGSEYNVTTYRFADIKYNNTKFTKISRVTLNGIYINDISPPRDALEGIRLYSYPASVDVPLMIEFIKQGGGSTFYASKNGSGGNWVPVDEGSQKFYWWW, encoded by the coding sequence atgagcaGAAATAGAGGGAATAATCCCCAAATCAACATTTCCAAGAAGCCGGATGATAGCGGTAAGGGAGAGTACACATCCCATGGAACAATCTTTGCTGTTACCAATGGTACTACCAATGTACCAGGATTCTTCAAGCTAGTTCACAAACCTAATAAATCACAGGTTACTCTGAATAGGACACTTGAAGATAGAGATGAGATAAGAGGGGGCTTTATGGAAGTAAATTCCATATCTGATGTTAAGGAAGTttctgtctactactggaatggtAATCTTAACGACCCAATCCTACTTGGAATTACCAAGGATGGTCGACCGGAAAATACCAAGTACTTTAGTAAAGGTAATAATGTCCGAAATTGGATGAATGCTCCTATAGAACATCTGAATGAACAACAGGCACTTGATGAACAGAACTGTTACAAGAATAATGCTGTTGTGTTCAATATAAGGGACTCTCAATCAGGTTACCTTCGTGAAAGCTCCAGAGCTACTTGTATACAGAAGACCAGAAAAATAAGGAAGTCTAGACCTACTCCCCCTCCTGGAAGTGAATACAATGTCACAACCTACAGGTTTGCTGATATTAAATACAACAATACTAAGTTTACCAAGATCTCTAGGGTTACTCttaatggaatatatatTAACGATATTTCCCCTCCTCGTGATGCACTCGAAGGAATTAGGCTCTACTCATATCCAGCTAGTGTGGATGTACCTCTTATGAttgaatttataaaacaGGGTGGGGGATCTACTTTTTATGCGAGTAAAAACGGAAGTGGCGGTAACTGGGTACCAGTTGATGAAGGATCACAGAAATTTTATTGGTGGTGGTAA
- a CDS encoding hypothetical protein (encoded by transcript BEWA_039160A), giving the protein MTKETGGMFEEYIGYDHISAIRDQSKFTVTSIVNGTKNIQRVGDLPLYNVEKITVYFSVCDPTTPVMIYIERDNQTTWLENQDKQGNWTDVSDKIPEIKADNGDTIKEAIEDILEGVKSDLGLCQKNPGPSGIVEHTGANASGDNDQCSYGEYGHSGENSDEEYIVMATLVVFHLHFNNLLYVCNVTIIHLV; this is encoded by the coding sequence ATGACTAAAGAGACGGGTGGAATGTTTGAGGAATATATTGGTTATGATCACATCTCTGCAATCAGAGATCAGAGTAAATTTACAGTGACATCCATAGTAAATGGTACTAAAAACATACAAAGAGTGGGTGATCTTCCTCTTTACAACGTTGAAAAGATCACTGTTTACTTTTCTGTTTGTGATCCGACTACACCTGTTATGATATACATTGAGCGTGACAACCAAACTACATGGCTTGAGAATCAAGACAAACAAGGGAACTGGACTGATGTTAGCGATAAAATCCCAGAAATCAAAGCAgataatggagatactatAAAAGAAGCCATTGAGGATATTCTAGAGGGTGTCAAAAGTGATCTAGGATTATGCCAAAAAAATCCTGGACCTAGTGGTATAGTAGAACATACTGGTGCCAAtgcttctggagataatgatCAATGTAGTTATGGTGAATATGGGCACTCAGGTGAAAACTCTGACGAGGAGTATATAGTGATGGCAACCCTAGTGGTATTCCATCTCCACTTCAACAACTTGCTCTACGTGTGTAATGTAACGATCATCCACCTTGTATAA
- a CDS encoding hypothetical protein (encoded by transcript BEWA_039130A), translated as MNEQKPKDTLSEKLDELLCSYYDNITFDISLKNSEKHAKDETKYCCEHHKSVDVKVSVSSVQIYCNFQPNPNHITAYKHSIYNGNLGGIKFYEDGEKNKRRCVKSNALSFPMSVNSVYVFYCQGKNPLLIYVDSGTPMTRGWYRKSTKGYEHNWTWINRGLDSITRTDLESGISCDKWQKLRKYLGELGCRSFGDCNGNLARLYTVPQDIGQIEASEDETPHKSSGSSDEEDVLVENDYSPSNTILRTAPQRASPPGVIIDIQKDPNGGRLGSDTYNLGVADQKVKLVKSVDPLNSGFFKFMHKPPNGKSFRVAQVKFGNVPVSDIGVNSNDEIEHLAVWYWKGADNMEKPLLAEILKGGKYTYKYAKPGGSTLSWTSLNKYPESNIPLPPEQLETHLDELNCQHNNAVTINLSYKNSKHHAKNGDKKYCCSDNHNNGKRITVQEKEVSCQTHPSSKCIPYFKHDVSAGLQLAGIMYYNEDDNNRDQRNRRRIKPNKFNFPISAPVTVYVFYCNMKNPVLIYVDGGQPGVKGWYKKGSSVGNGNEEWVRTLPGLKDRIPDNFKNCKNDNGFKELADKLTTLGCPGLKECLGQNGVQREEVPAADLSDQVTDTESETKILLQGIPVVNNGVIGTEQPPAVVSDNSASAVEGLSKTVWKTVSGTVGPLIDLGVDVAAKLGPVALNAVGTYAAEKLFENLLDSSTVKAVAPSMPVIDSDREVGAAVLALQSGEEQSLPEGAVPQVTQNDDNHGVKDTTGSYKDEQPSAQELQKPETTGPGGRCVGAQSGEWIRVQANALQFNTADCKGIARILSPPPHIPGPGEVHADSGLADGNSRAKDLDESGTVYGAKAGEDSAGDEQAPSQGSLEENSNFDQGKKADAASGSPDTVVQQDLETLQRAEGPAVGSGLHEEDEDQEYSDEDGAIPAQPTARQGGGGESSEGDKHEDKDPKLASSTPQAALTEETPQAVTGVLGLPVATGLGSWAIFGSTSGTLAGAGATFFGGWKLYNRYKGDPWVRHRYPIEFLKNVPY; from the coding sequence ATGAACGAGCAAAAACCAAAAGACACCCTGTCCGAAAAACTAGACGAATTACTATGTTCATATTATGATAACATTACCTTTGACATATCCCTAAAGAATTCTGAGAAACATGCCAAAGATGAAACCAAGTATTGTTGTGAGCATCATAAGAGTGTGGATGTCAAGGTATCCGTTAGTTCTGTGCAAATTTATTGTAATTTTCAACCTAACCCAAACCATATTACAGCTTATAAACATTCTATTTACAATGGAAATCTGGGTGGTATTAAGTTCTACGAAGATGGtgagaaaaacaaaagaagGTGTGTTAAGTCTAATGCATTGAGCTTTCCCATGTCTGTAAATAGCGTTTATGTATTTTACTGTCAAGGGAAGAATCCATTATTGATATATGTAGACAGTGGAACTCCTATGACCCGTGGATGGTATAGAAAGAGCACTAAGGGTTATGAGCACAACTGGACATGGATCAATAGAGGACTTGACAGTATAACGAGAACTGACTTAGAGAGTGGGATTAGTTGTGATAAGTGGCAGAAACTCAGGAAATATCTTGGAGAGCTAGGTTGTCGTAGCTTTGGAGACTGTAACGGTAATTTAGCACGTTTATATACTGTACCTCAGGATATTGGACAAATAGAAGcttctgaagatgaaaCTCCACATAAATCATCTGGAAGttctgatgaagaagatgtgCTAGTTGAGAATGATTATTCACCATCTAATACTATACTTAGGACTGCACCTCAACGAGCCTCTCCACCTGGCGTTATTATAGACATACAGAAGGATCCTAATGGAGGGAGACTAGGATCTGATACATATAACTTAGGAGTGGCCGATCAAAAGGTTAAGTTAGTAAAGTCGGTAGACCCTCTTAACTCTGGTTTCTTTAAGTTCATGCATAAGCCACCAAATGGAAAATCTTTCCGTGTGGCACAAGTGAAGTTTGGGAATGTTCCAGTTTCAGATATTGGCGTAAATtcaaatgatgaaattgagCATCTGGCGGTATGGTATTGGAAAGGTGCTGACAACATGGAAAAGCCTCTTTTAGCAGAGATACTTAAAGGAGGAAAGTATACATATAAATACGCTAAACCAGGCGGCAGCACCTTAAGTTGGACTTCACTTAATAAATATCCAGAATCTAATATTCCACTTCCACCTGAACAACTTGAGACTCATCTTGACGAACTTAACTGCCAACATAACAACGCAGTTACCATAAATCTATCTTACAAAAATTCTAAGCATCATGCtaaaaatggtgataaaaaGTACTGTTGTAGCGATAATCATAATAATGGAAAGAGGATAACTGTTCAGGAAAAGGAAGTTTCTTGTCAAACGCATCCTAGCTCAAAATGTATTCCCTACTTCAAACATGATGTTAGTGCTGGACTTCAACTAGCTGGTATTATGTATTACAATGAGGACGATAACAATAGAGATCAAAGGAatagaagacgtataaagCCGAATAAATTTAACTTTCCCATCTCTGCTCCAGTCACTGTCTACGTTTTTTACTGTAACATGAAGAACCCAGTTCTTATATACGTTGATGGTGGACAACCTGGTGTTAAGGGCTGGTATAAAAAAGGTAGTTCTGTTGGTAATGGCAATGAGGAATGGGTAAGAACCTTGCCTGGACTCAAAGATAGAATACCTGACAATTTCAAAAACTGTAAGAATGATAACGGTTTTAAAGAACTTGCGGATAAACTAACCACACTTGGATGTCCAGGCTTGAAAGAATGTcttggacagaatggagttcaacgtgaaGAGGTCCCCGCagctgacttatctgaccaggttactgatacagagtctgagactaagattctcctacaaggAATCCCTGTTGTTAATAATGGTGTAATTGGCACTGAACAACCTCCTGCTGTTGTTAGCGATAATAGTGCATCTGCAGTAGAAGGCCTTAGTAAAACAGTATGGAAAACTGTTAGTGGCACCGTTGGTCCCCTTATCGATCTTGGAGTAGATGTAGCTGCTAAACTTGGACCTGTTGCCTTAAATGCGGTTGGAACGTATGCTGCGGAGAAACTGTTTGAGAATCTTCTTGATAGTTCCACTGTTAAGGCTGTAGCTCCTTCTATGCCTGTTATTGATAGTGATAGAGAAGTTGGAGCTGCTGTTCTAGCTCTACAATCTGGCGAAGAACAATCTCTTCCTGAAGGTGCTGTACCTCAAGTTACTcagaatgatgataatcATGGTGTTAAAGACACTACTGGTTCttataaagatgaacaacCTTCTGCCCAAGAACTTCAAAAACCTGAAACTACCGGGCCTGGCGGACGGTGTGTTGGAGCTCAATCTGGTGAGTGGATCCGAGTCCAAGCTAATGCACTACAATTTAATACTGCTGATTGTAAAGGAATTGCTCGTATTCTATCTCCTCCACCACATATTCCTGGACCTGGTGAAGTTCATGCAGATTCTGGTCTTGCTGATGGTAATAGTAGAGCTAAAGACCTGGATGAATCTGGCACTGTTTATGGTGCTAAAGCTGGTGAAGATTCTGCTGGAGATGAACAAGCTCCTTCTCAAGGATCTCTAGAAGAAAACTCTAACTTTGATCAAGGAAAAAAGGCTGATGCTGCTTCCGGTAGTCCTGATACTGTTGTACAACAAGATTTAGAAACACTACAACGTGCTGAAGGCCCAGCTGTAGGATCAGGACTtcatgaagaagatgaagacCAAGAATACTCCGATGAAGATGGTGCTATACCTGCTCAACCTACTGCTCGTCAAGGTGGTGGAGGAGAGTCTAGTGAAGGTGATAAACATGAAGATAAAGATCCTAAACTTGCTTCCTCTACTCCTCAAGCAGCTCTTACTGAAGAAACTCCTCAAGCTGTTACTGGTGTTCTTGGTCTTCCTGTTGCTACTGGTCTAGGATCATGGGCTATCTTTGGAtctacctctggtactcttgccggagctggcgcaacattctttggaggctggaaactttataatcgctataagggagatccttgggttagacacAGATATCctatagagtttttaaagaatgtgccatattga
- a CDS encoding conserved hypothetical protein (encoded by transcript BEWA_039150A): MKASTLCLFLLLYEISIVSGTESKDAPAVFAGATLDVATPDYSTIEKYEYRLHHVKTPSYTAKPGYFIEKVVEGDTTICECSPKGAFVKVTHCFIKDLLDLIHVYTIDLNGAKNACYFLKKDGQWSSIGEEEFYNNFGALSITGYDFNDKVLDVSKASTDWELYVNESPKSPFAVYGTRSTCRVSEIKTKNRGGITIWKRENDEWCTKLTFYPREGDHKLLWIVTKDPYENENILYYSKMSGSWKSVDKDEYLEDLAKAGFDRSTFDDRVTLDISNVDEKLFFIDKYQVDIIVENRHHVLPGFRMNKVVQGKDIIWESSDDRFSIHFSFHGRGPKISLGVLFTTNTKKENKIIYYGKLDGKWVTITKDEYYDVLSDRDSPIYTHEVDKPDIVMSSFRNKQGLRIATYASKVENAKADILLVHGARSHLTSDFLTFNMDWNYERYGFEIFPYCSVFDEPVIVKEVSNAERYRSYFEYKTLEGMNPLDILHRSQYRATFVEALNRLGYNVYGYDLQSHGFSESKTESRCHAKKFMDYIYDLLQFISIVKRGKFGDPNEKWDDKLVFNSHETNRKIILMGYSMGGNMVIRAVQKFYKEIKNPKAKFVDGLIGLSAMLDMSIYLDTLTKKIVRPILELDACCQPEKKAYFHYTYDIALHFERFTDYNTDPVYYSDRYTRNTRMSPFSACRRVRKKKRTKLYPKDLPTLFVHTTDDDGCGIKGPRKMVNKSLKDSKVAKLVELSGCGHHMAAIQLIPILVPLLEKWLNGHFSETVNMKRPLQVPSNVKEGESTVPVQSNLRNVAPK, encoded by the coding sequence ATGAAGGCTTCAACACTTTGCCTTTTCCTCCTATTGTATGAGATCAGTATAGTCTCAGGTACGGAGTCGAAGGATGCTCCAGCGGTCTTTGCTGGAGCTACTCTGGACGTTGCTACTCCAGATTATTCTACTATAGAAAAGTACGAATATAGGCTACATCACGTGAAGACACCATCTTACACAGCAAAACCTGGttattttatagaaaaggTGGTGGAAGGAGATACCACCATCTGCGAATGTTCTCCCAAGGGAGCATTTGTCAAAGTCACGCATTGTTTTATAAAAGATCTACTTGATCTTATCCATGTATATActatagatttaaatgGTGCAAAGAATGCCTGCTATTttctcaagaaggatggtCAGTGGTCCTCCATaggtgaagaagaattttataACAACTTTGGTGCTCTATCAATCACTGGATATGATTTTAATGACAAGGTACTCGATGTCTCCAAAGCTTCTACTGATTGGGAGTTGTACGTTAATGAATCGCCAAAGTCTCCGTTCGCAGTTTATGGAACTAGAAGCACGTGTAGAGTCTCAGAAATTAAGACCAAAAACCGTGGTGGTATCACAATATGGAAGAGAGAGAATGATGAATGGTGTACCAAACTCACCTTTTATCCCAGAGAGGGAGATCATAAACTCCTCTGGATAGTCACCAAGGATCCTTATGAGAATGAGAACATcctctactactccaaGATGAGTGGATCATGGAAGTCTGTTGACAAGGATGAGTATCTGGAGGACTTAGCCAAGGCTGGCTTTGACAGGTCAACCTTCGATGATAGGGTTACTCTGGACATATCCAATGTTGATgaaaaactcttcttcattgacAAATACCAAGTTGACATTATAGTAGAAAACAGACACCATGTTCTTCCGGGATTtagaatgaacaaggtaGTGCAGGGTAAGGATATCATCTGGGAGTCTTCAGATGACAGATTCTCTATCCACTTTAGTTTCCATGGCAGAGGACCAAAGATTTCGCTGGGTGTCCTATTTACCACGAATACCAAGAAGGAGAATAAAATTATCTATTACGGAAAACTTGATGGAAAGTGGGTGACTATCACCAAGGATGAGTACTATGATGTTCTCTCAGATAGAGATAGTCCTATTTATACTCATGAAGTGGACAAGCCGGACATAGTCATGAGCAGCTTTAGGAACAAGCAAGGTCTACGGATTGCAACATATGCCTCCAAGGTTGAGAATGCCAAAGCagacattcttcttgtccATGGAGCTCGTTCACATCTTACGTCAGACTTTCTCACATTTAACATGGACTGGAACTATGAACGTTATGGCTTCGAGATATTCCCCTACTGCAGTGTTTTTGATGAACCAGTAATTGTCAAGGAGGTATCCAATGCAGAACGCTATAGATCTTACTTTGAGTACAAGACCCTAGAAGGAATGAACCCGCTAGACATTCTTCACAGGTCTCAATACAGGGCTACCTTTGTAGAGGCTCTTAATAGGCTCGGCTACAATGTCTATGGTTACGATCTGCAATCACATGGGTTCTCCGAATCCAAGACTGAAAGCAGATGTCATGCTAAGAAATTCATGGATTATATTTATGATCTCTTGCAATTCATTAgcattgtaaagagaggtaaatttggagatcCTAATGAAAAGTGGGATGATAAATTAGTCTTCAATAGTCATGAGACGAATAGAAAGATCATACTCATGGGTTATTCAATGGGAGGAAATATGGTTATAAGAGCTgtgcaaaagttttacaaggagATTAAGAATCCAAAGGCTAAGTTTGTAGATGGCCTAATCGGTCTTTCTGCCATGCTTGATATGAGCATATATTTGGATACCTTGACAAAGAAAATAGTAAGACCAATATTAGAACTTGATGCGTGCTGCCAGCCTGAGAAAAAGGCATACTTTCACTATACATATGACATTGCTCTCCATTTTGAAAGATTCACAGATTACAACACAGACCCAGTTTACTACAGTGATAGGTACACTAGAAATACGCGCATGTCTCCTTTTAGTGCATGTAGAAGGGTTAGGAAGAAAAAAAGAACCAAGTTATATCCCAAAGATTTGCCAACACTATTTGTACATACTACAGACGATGACGGATGTGGTATAAAGGgtccaaggaagatggtTAATAAGAGCCTGAAGGATAGTAAAGTTGCAAAACTGGTAGAGTTAAGTGGCTGTGGACACCATATGGCTGCTATTCAACTCATTCCTATCTTGGTACCATTGTTGGAAAAATGGCTAAATGGACACTTTTCAGAAACGGTGAATATGAAGAGACCATTACAGGTTCCCTCTAATGTTAAAGAGGGAGAATCTACAGTACCCGTTCAGTCTAACCTCCGTAATGTTGCACCTAAATAA
- a CDS encoding hypothetical protein (encoded by transcript BEWA_039110A), which produces MGAGKTCTNGSWVDIDIGKTAAGDGKYKDACDNTINVHKTDDKPDKGYKRYTHSFSSNQYIGGIYYNGKQQDSIRVTDSAYYEKSVTVYYLGYDDIHGKEKNMKLIKKTNFLQYSKKSVLS; this is translated from the exons ATGGGTGCAGGAAAAACATGTACCAATGGTAGCTGGGTTGACATTGACATTGGTAAAACAGCAGCTGgtgatggaaaatacaaagaTGCATGTGATAATACTATAAATGTCCACAAGACAGATGATAAACCTGATAAAGGTTACAAGAGATATACCCATTCCTTCTCAAGCAATCAATATATTGGTGGCATATATTACAATGGAAAACAACAAGATAGTATACGAGTAACAGATTCAGCTTACTATGAAAAAAGTGTCACTGTATACTATTTAGGGTATGATGATA TCCATGGAAAGGAGAAAAATATGAAGTTGATcaagaaaacaaactttcTTCAATACTCCAAGAAATCAGTGCTAAGTTAA